A single Desulfovibrio piger DNA region contains:
- the mutM gene encoding bifunctional DNA-formamidopyrimidine glycosylase/DNA-(apurinic or apyrimidinic site) lyase, with translation MPELPEVETVVRTLRPQVLGCRIERVDVLRERSLHPLSLPVERLAGTRISAVRRRGKLALLDLEPPAAAAAVPVPSLLAVHLRMTGRFMVHPEGAAPLKHTRVIFHLQRPDRCRAQLFFDDVRAFGLVFAATPALLERWDFWCSLGPEPLDMGPGELGPRLRGGRAIKAALLDQTVLAGIGNIYADESLFRAGIDPRRPAGELSEAEADRLRRAVQEVLRESIAQCGSSIRDYRDANGNVGAFQNTFFVYGRGGQACRRCGSTLEKSRIAGRATVSCPRCQH, from the coding sequence ATGCCGGAATTGCCGGAAGTGGAGACCGTGGTGCGCACCCTGCGGCCGCAGGTACTGGGGTGCCGCATCGAGAGGGTGGACGTCCTGCGCGAGCGCTCCCTGCATCCCCTGAGCCTTCCCGTGGAGCGGCTGGCCGGGACGCGCATCAGCGCTGTCCGCCGCCGGGGCAAGCTGGCCCTGCTGGATCTGGAGCCCCCGGCCGCGGCGGCCGCTGTGCCGGTGCCGTCGCTCCTGGCCGTGCATCTGCGCATGACAGGGCGTTTCATGGTCCATCCTGAAGGGGCTGCTCCCCTGAAGCACACGCGCGTCATCTTCCATCTGCAGCGGCCGGACCGCTGCCGGGCACAGCTTTTTTTCGATGACGTGCGCGCCTTTGGGCTGGTCTTTGCCGCCACACCGGCGCTGCTGGAGCGCTGGGACTTCTGGTGTTCGCTGGGGCCGGAACCGCTGGACATGGGGCCCGGAGAGCTGGGGCCCCGCCTGCGCGGCGGCCGGGCCATCAAGGCCGCGCTGCTGGATCAGACCGTACTGGCCGGTATCGGCAACATCTACGCGGACGAATCCCTGTTCCGGGCCGGCATCGATCCCCGGCGGCCTGCCGGAGAGCTTTCGGAGGCGGAAGCGGACCGTCTGCGCCGTGCCGTGCAGGAGGTGCTGCGGGAATCCATCGCCCAGTGCGGCAGCTCCATCCGGGACTATCGTGATGCCAACGGCAATGTGGGCGCTTTCCAGAATACGTTCTTTGTCTACGGTCGTGGCGGACAGGCCTGCCGTCGTTGCGGCAGCACGCTGGAAAAAAGCCGTATCGCCGGCCGGGCCACGGTATCCTGTCCGCGGTGCCAGCACTAG